One region of Kazachstania africana CBS 2517 chromosome 3, complete genome genomic DNA includes:
- the KAFR0C06500 gene encoding uncharacterized protein: MSFQPNTKVDILYEGTTVAFAHVVDNEYFHTKKINVKSELQCSLIRLLDNIPNKIPLYLADPVEHYTLLNELPKGTLFIWNKKNVLISTANSVYSSEDHTPLEAVNNGSNDISLAGTDDDDDGAEQSNHFNYTLLHNQEKDNLNLSLIWSKRKNKNPHLMFFSQLDDLTKVCQFYNPISHTICNYEVVFRDMTEQRKLAARKCQSHINKYHDLQLDPNSAEKVLKHICPARKDYDTLKCIVSEQEKDSKDVATLDEYSPKVKLRKISTTPQPPNLETASSTQASECFTEFISMLLASGASPLSLLESEHFKEWCQEFMPDVYSDSWSKERADTLVKSQSESIICHIKDLFTSHAGDLQSTPLSFQSFEGTGLEGQIKASLKKLNKAYLPWTSIEVSGLSENEESEPLSVTISLLTKDFKKATFPVFIDHIGPKHDEKICSSINEISTDLSMDRFVTSLCTNDVYNVANLGNALQNEGFLNNFKAYSGCVVKQVEILVKSIITDITDVLRKAGKEDLLTPKDYDEALTGNHSGLQLSDCPAIVSKLLELQRKLKFEKNIRSMFTNCVPTLPADGSDMNLSVLFHNLKHFLENSKGYLSFSMQLKSTSDDYSFDYSSTDLEIARLLYETLIPLNAIMLLTKEKNALSSSYVPLLLWVREVAKACTGSLTRWLKKMVSFPKFNENFDLLYSEFLANDYIYHAIGLFHSDVKHVVHEGKWFSLDFYALLSDIAYKILHFDFQQREINNQSSVSTMFDFENRNRKNSPKQTEIFPVDMEWSRSEDSLSGQCKEVLYNMVKEEVKNFNVWRSQNYIKSLQETIKEMGIKLSSDEFKTLLSDDFDSFGNFRGESIVLKENRFIIRTKCSLRLLERYLEIARNDTQASNQHSRLVLPIVIRYLLSFSVTTGNLGRMGNQMKDQFNETFDEHDYPLNIGRNRLSERLIAQTIKSLNISTSMNELDNVGLQGLLERQ; encoded by the coding sequence ATGTCATTTCAGCCAAATACAAAAGTTGATATTTTGTACGAAGGTACAACAGTTGCATTTGCGCATGTTGTTGATAACGAATATTTCCACACTAAGAAAATTAACGTGAAGTCTGAACTTCAATGTTCCCTTATCAGATTATTAGATAATATCCCCAATAAAATCCCATTATATTTAGCAGACCCTGTTGAGCATTATACTTTACTTAACGAACTTCCAAAGGGAACCCTTTTTATATggaataagaaaaatgttCTCATTTCTACTGCCAATTCCGTGTATTCATCTGAAGATCATACCCCACTTGAAGCAGTTAACAATGGTTCAAACGATATATCCCTAGCAGGCACagatgacgatgatgatggtgcTGAACAATCTAACCATTTCAACTATACGCTGCTTCATAATCAGGAAAAAgataatttaaatttgagCCTAATTTGGtcaaagagaaagaataaaaatcCTCATCTAATGTTCTTCTCTCAACTTGATGATCTAACAAAAGTTTGTCAGTTTTATAATCCAATATCTCATACAATTTGTAACTATGAAGTAGTCTTCCGTGACATGACcgaacaaagaaaattggcTGCTAGAAAGTGTCAGAGTCACATAAATAAGTACCATGACCTTCAATTGGACCCTAATTCCGCTGAAAAAGTCTTAAAACACATCTGCCCCGCAAGAAAGGACTATGATACATTGAAATGTATAGTTTCAgagcaagaaaaagattcaaaagatgTTGCTACATTAGATGAGTATTCTCCTAAAGTAAAActaagaaaaatatcaacaaCTCCTCAACCGCCAAACCTAGAAACAGCTTCATCGACTCAAGCTTCAGAATGTTTTACCGAGTTCATTTCCATGCTACTTGCTAGTGGAGCTAGTCCTTTGTCTTTGCTAGAAAGTGAACATTTCAAAGAGTGGTGTCAGGAATTCATGCCTGATGTTTATTCAGACTCTTGGAGCAAAGAAAGAGCTGACACATTAGTGAAGTCACAGTCTGAATCGATAATATGCCACATAAAAGACCTATTTACGTCGCATGCCGGTGACTTACAGTCAACACCCTTATCATTCCAATCCTTTGAAGGTACTGGTCTAGAGGGGCAGATTAAGGCTTCTTTAAAAAAGCTTAATAAAGCATACTTGCCGTGGACTTCAATTGAAGTTTCTGGACTATCCGAGAATGAAGAAAGTGAGCCTCTTTCTGTTACAATAAGTCTTCTAAccaaagatttcaaaaaagcaACATTTCCTGTATTTATAGACCACATTGGTCCAAAACATGACGAAAAAATATGTTCTTctataaatgaaatatctACAGATTTATCAATGGATAGATTTGTCACATCTTTGTGCACTAATGATGTGTACAACGTCGCTAACCTAGGTAATGCACTACAAAATGAAGGTTTCCTTAACAATTTTAAGGCTTACTCAGGATGTGTAGTTAAGCAAGTGGAAATATTAGTAAAAAGCATAATTACTGATATCACTGATGTACTAAGAAAGGCTGGCAAAGAAGACCTTTTAACCCCAAAAGATTATGATGAGGCTCTGACAGGTAACCACTCAGGATTGCAGTTATCCGACTGTCCTGCCATTGTCTCAAAATTACTTGAGTTGCAGAGAAAGctaaaatttgaaaaaaatatccGGTCCATGTTTACAAACTGCGTGCCTACTTTGCCAGCAGACGGCTCAGATATGAACTTGTCTGTTCTTTTTCACAATCTGAAACACTTTCTTGAGAATTCTAAAGGATATTTGTCTTTTTCGATGCAACTCAAAAGCACATCTGATGATTACAGCTTTGACTACTCTAGTACCGATCTGGAAATAGCACGCCTGTTGTATGAGACTTTGATTCCCTTAAATGCAATTATGTTACtgacaaaagaaaagaatgcTCTGAGTAGTAGTTATGTACCCCTTCTCCTTTGGGTCAGGGAGGTAGCTAAGGCCTGCACTGGCAGTCTCACGAGATggttgaaaaaaatggtatcttttccaaaattcaatgagaaCTTTGATCTTCTTTATTCCGAATTCTTGGCTAATGATTATATCTATCATGCTATTGGGCTTTTCCATTCGGATGTCAAGCATGTTGTCCATGAAGGAAAATGGTTTTCGTTGGACTTTTATGCTCTCCTTTCCGATATAGCttataaaattttgcaTTTCGATTTCCAACAGAGGGAAATCAATAATCAATCCTCCGTCAGTACTATGTTTGACTTTGAAAATAGGAATCGCAAGAATTCACCTAAACAAACTGAAATATTCCCAGTGGATATGGAATGGTCACGGAGCGAGGACAGCTTGAGTGGACAATGTAAGGAAGTATTATACAATATGgttaaagaagaagttaaGAATTTCAATGTATGGCGTTCACAAAACTATATCAAGTCATTACAGGAAACTATCAAAGAAATGGGGATAAAGTTGAGTAGCGATGAATTTAAAACTTTATTAtctgatgattttgatagTTTTGGAAACTTTAGGGGAGAATCGATTGTTCTGAAGGAGAATAGATTTATTATAAGAACAAAATGCTCTTTAAGACTGCTTGAGAGGTATTTAGAGATTGCTAGGAATGATACTCAAGCTTCTAACCAGCATTCAAGGTTAGTTTTACCTATTGTAATTCGTTATTTATTGAGTTTTAGTGTCACAACTGGAAATTTGGGTAGAATGGGCAATCAAATGAAAGACCAATTTAACGAGACATTTGACGAGCATGACTATCCATTAAATATTGGTCGCAATAGATTAAGTGAAAGGCTTATAGCGCAAAcaataaaatcattgaacATTTCTACTTCAATGAATGAACTAGATAATGTCGGTTTACAAGGACTACTTGAGAGGCaataa
- the YOR1 gene encoding ATP-binding cassette transporter YOR1 (similar to Saccharomyces cerevisiae YOR1 (YGR281W); ancestral locus Anc_5.10), giving the protein MGPNINHTVDNIPSNSSSKMDEDDEYYKTSSNTSSLDSSSDEFSYLPTGEYKVQKNKPKTYLNIDDIERVTDSEIFPQKRLFSFLHSKKIKEVPTNDDERPIYPFFHANIISRTFVWWVMPILKVGYKRTIQPNDLFRMDPYFSIEKMSSDFDKNMDYYFQKTYNKYRKEHPNATEDEVYEHAKLPKLTVFKALFWTFKRQYITSCICAILANCASAFNPMITKRLLEFVERKAVLKHMKVNDGIGYAIGACLMMLFNGILFNHFFHNSQICGVQAKSILTAAALNKMFRASKYARHKFPSGKVTSFVTTDLARIEFALSFQPFLIGFPPLLIICIVLLIVNLGAIALVGIGLFFVVAVFVMVIFKKIVDLRMSANTFTDARVTKMREILNNMKMVKYYAWEDAYEKNIQEIRSEEISRVRKMQYIRNGVIALAISLPNIASLATFLSMYKVNNMGRTPANVFSSLSLFQVLALQMFFMPIALATGIDMMIGLGRLQDLLQAPEEHSRLIEDRKPDPEVEKSNIALKLDNCSFEWDDFEELDLLEEAEKKKKEKKKNKKKKDDPKAKTKKSLKKEKENNEIEKAFSKFSNLDFEIRKGEFIMITGPIGTGKSSLLNAFAGFMNKTEGRIQVNGDLLFCGYPWIQNATVKDNILFGSPFIKEKYENVLRVCSLDADLKVLPAGDKTEIGERGINLSGGQKARINLARAVYKTKDIFLFDDVLSAVDSRVGKHIMDECLLDLLEGKTRILATHQLSLIEKADRVIVLGTDGSFDIGTVDELKQRNQTLTNLLDYSTTERENENRDESPVADEENDELLIQEELKIQLLQTTTRNEDAEDVSGGDGHLIEKEERAVNSIGWEIYKQYIIAGVGKWGFVVIPAYILFIVITSFCQVFSSVWLSFWTEDKFPTRSPSFYMGLYSFFVFGGFVFMCVQFTTLCSIGVLASKWLNLNAVHRVLHAPMSYLDTTPLGRILNRFTKDTDSLDNELTESVRLMLFQVGNIVAVIVMCIVYLPWFAIAVPFLFFMFVLIADHYQSTSREIKRLDAIQRSFVYNNLNEVLGGMDTIKSYKGQKRFQAKSDYLINKMNEAGYLLVSVQRWVSIFLDMVAIIFALIIALLSVTGVFSLSASSVGVLLTYVLQLPGLLNSVLRALTQTENDMNSAERLVNYATKLPLEAAYKKPELSPPESWPSKGEIRFLDVDFAYRSGLPVVLKGLNLDIKSGEKIGICGRTGAGKSTIMSALYRLNELTSGKILIDDVDISTLGLYDLRRKLSIIPQDPVLFKGTIRKNLDPFSNYDDSLLWDALIRSGAIEKESVEKVKSEMVNEEGTHTDMHKFHLDQLVEEEGSNFSLGERQVLALTRALVRQSKILILDEATSSVDYETDGKIQKRIVEEFDNCTILCIAHRLKTILQYDRILVLEKGVIAEFDQPFKLFSDKDSIFRSMCERSNITESDFKIQK; this is encoded by the coding sequence ATGGGTCCGAATATAAACCATACTGTTGACAATATCCCATCAAACAGTTCTTCCAAAATGGATGAGGATGACGAATATTATAAGACTTCGTCGAATACATCTTCTTTAGATTCCTCGTCTGATGAATTTAGCTATTTACCCACTGGAGAATATAAAGtccaaaaaaataaaccaAAGACTTATTTAAATATAGACGATATTGAAAGAGTTACTGATTCTGAAATCTTCCCACAAAAGAgactcttttctttcttacattctaaaaaaattaaggAAGTTCCCacaaatgatgatgaaagaCCAATTTACCCATTTTTTCATGCAAATATAATCTCTCGAACATTTGTCTGGTGGGTTATGCCCATCCTTAAAGTAGGTTACAAGAGAACTATTCAACCAAATGATCTTTTCAGGATGGATCCGTACTTCTCCATAGAAAAAATGAGCTCAGATTTCGATAAAAATATGGATTACTATTTCCAAAAGACTTACAACAAATATAGGAAAGAGCATCCAAACGCTACCGAAGACGAAGTGTACGAGCATGCCAAATTGCCAAAATTAACCGTATTTAAAGCCCTTTTTTGGACTTTCAAACGTCAGTATATCACCTCCTGTATCTGTGCTATTTTGGCAAACTGTGCATCAGCTTTCAACCCAATGATCACTAAGAGACTGTTAGAATTTGTAGAAAGGAAAGCTGTATTGAAGCATATGAAAGTTAATGACGGTATTGGCTATGCCATCGGTGCATGTCTAATGATGCTCTTTAACGGTATCCTTTTCAACCATTTCTTCCATAATTCACAAATATGTGGTGTTCAAGCAAAATCCATCTTAACAGCAGCtgcattaaataaaatgttCAGGGCGTCAAAGTATGCAAGACACAAATTCCCTAGTGGTAAAGTCACTTCTTTTGTCACTACAGATTTGGCTCGTATCGAATTTGCTCTATCATTCCAACCCTTCCTTATCGGTTTCCCACCTTTATTAATCATCTGTATTGTATTATTAATTGTTAACCTGGGTGCCATCGCCCTCGTGGGTATTggtcttttctttgttgttgctgtaTTCGTAATGGTCATCTTCAAGAAGATTGTTGACCTAAGAATGTCCGCTAATACTTTTACAGACGCAAGAGTAACCAAGATGAGAGAAATCTTAAATAACATGAAAATGGTCAAATATTACGCTTGGGAAGATGcttatgaaaaaaatattcaagaaattagatCAGAAGAAATTTCGAGAGTTAGAAAAATGCAATACATAAGAAATGGTGTCATTGCATTAGCCATTTCTTTACCAAATATCGCATCCCTAGCTACTTTCCTTTCAATGTATAAAGTAAACAATATGGGCAGAACACCTGCTAATGTCTTCTCTTCCTTGTCGCTTTTCCAAGTTTTAGCTTTACAAATGTTTTTCATGCCAATTGCACTAGCTACCGGTATTGACATGATGATTGGTCTTGGTAGATTACAAGATCTTTTACAGGCTCCTGAAGAGCATTCAAGATTAATTGAAGATAGAAAACCAGATCCCGAggttgaaaaatcaaatattgcTCTTAAATTGGACAATTGCTCCTTTGAATGggatgattttgaagaattagattTACTAGAAGAAGccgaaaagaaaaagaaagaaaagaagaagaacaaaaagaagaaagacGATCCTAAAGCTAAAACtaaaaaatcattgaaaaaggaaaaggaaaacaaTGAAATCGAGAAAGCTTTCAGCAAATTTAGTAATTTGGATTTCGAAATTAGAAAGGGAGAATTTATTATGATTACTGGTCCAATCGGTACAGGTAAATCTTCTTTATTAAATGCCTTCGCTGGTTTCATGAATAAAACTGAAGGTCGTATCCAAGTTAATGGTGATTTATTATTCTGTGGTTATCCTTGGATTCAAAACGCTACTGTTAAAGACAACATATTGTTCGGCTCTCCTTTTATTAAGGAAAAGTATGAAAATGTATTAAGAGTTTGTTCTCTGGACGCTGATCTCAAAGTTTTACCAGCGGGTGATAAAACAGAAATTGGTGAACGTGGTATTAATTTATCTGGTGGTCAAAAAGCTCGTATCAATTTGGCAAGAGCTGTATACAAAACCAAGgatatctttctttttgacGATGTTTTAAGTGCCGTTGATTCTCGTGTTGGTAAACATATTATGGATGAGTGTTTGTTAGATCTCTTAGAAGGTAAGACAAGGATTCTTGCGACACATCAGTTATCTTTGATCGAAAAGGCAGATCGTGTTATTGTGCTTGGTACTGATGGCTCTTTTGATATTGGAACTGTCGATGAATTGAAACAGCGTAACCAAACTCTTACCAATCTTTTGGATTACTCAACGACTGAAAGGGAGAACGAAAATAGGGATGAATCCCCTGTtgctgatgaagaaaatgatgagtTATTGattcaagaagaattgaaaattcagtTGCTACAAACTACTAcaagaaatgaagatgCGGAAGATGTTTCTGGTGGAGACGGTCATTTGatagaaaaggaagaaagaGCTGTTAACAGTATCGGATGGGAAATTTACAAACAATATATCATAGCCGGTGTCGGTAAGTGGGGTTTCGTCGTTATTCCAGCTTAcattcttttcattgtGATAACCTCGTTCTGTCAAGTTTTTTCATCCGTTTGGTTATCTTTCTGGACTGAAGATAAATTCCCAACTAGATCACCGAGCTTTTACATGGGTCTATATTCCTTCTTCGTCTTTGGTGGTTTCGTTTTCATGTGTGTACAATTTACCACATTATGTTCTATTGGTGTTTTGGCCTCAAAGTGgttaaatttgaatgctGTACATAGAGTATTGCATGCTCCAATGTCATATTTGGACACCACTCCATTAGGTCGTATTCTTAACAGATTTACCAAAGATACAGATAGTTTGGACAATGAACTAACAGAAAGTGTTCGTTTAATGTTGTTTCAAGTCGGCAATATTGTTGCTGTCATTGTGATGTGTATTGTCTATCTGCCTTGGTTCGCTATCGCTGTTCCCTTCTTATTCTTCATGTTTGTGTTAATTGCTGACCATTATCAAAGTACTAGTAGAGAAATCAAGAGATTAGATGCTATTCAGCGTTCGTTTGTCTACAATAACTTAAATGAAGTCCTTGGTGGTATGGACACTATCAAATCATACAAAGGTCAAAAGAGATTCCAAGCTAAGTCTGATTATTTAATCAACAAAATGAATGAAGCTGGTTACTTGCTTGTTTCCGTGCAAAGATGGGTTTCGATCTTCTTGGATATGGTTGCAATTATTTTCGCTTTAATCATTGCTCTGTTGTCTGTTACAGGGGTTTTCTCATTATCCGCTTCTTCCGTTGGTGTTTTACTGACTTACGTTTTACAATTACCTGGCCTACTGAACTCTGTTTTGAGAGCTTTAACACaaactgaaaatgatatgaATAGCGCAGAAAGACTTGTTAACTACGCAACCAAACTTCCCTTAGAAGCTGCTTATAAGAAACCTGAACTATCTCCTCCAGAGTCATGGCCTTCAAAAGGTGAAATTAGATTTCTTGATGTTGATTTTGCTTACAGATCAGGGTTGCCAGTTGTCTTGAAAGGTCTTAATCTTGACATCAAAAGCGGTGAAAAGATCGGTATTTGTGGTCGTACGGGGGCTGGCAAATCTACAATCATGAGTGCCTTGTACAGATTGAATGAACTAACTTCCGGTAAGATCTTAATAGATGATGTTGATATCAGTACTTTAGGTCTGTATGATCTTCGTAGAAAACTGTCCATTATTCCACAAGATCCAGTTCTATTCAAAGGCACCATTAGAAAGAATTTGGACCCTTTCAGCAATTATGATGATTCTCTGTTATGGGATGCTTTAATAAGAAGTGGTGCTATCGAAAAGGAAAGTGTAGAAAAGGTCAAATCTGAGATGGTGAATGAAGAAGGAACACATACTGACATGCACAAATTTCACTTAGATCAATTAGTCGAGGAAGAGGGTTCTAACTTCTCTTTAGGTGAAAGACAAGTGTTGGCATTGACAAGAGCACTAGTTCGTcaatccaaaattttaattcttGATGAAGCAACATCGTCAGTCGATTACGAAACCGATGGTAAGATCCAAAAACGTATTGTGGAAGAGTTTGATAATTGTACCATTTTATGCATCGCTCACAGGTTGAAAACAATTTTGCAATACGACAGAATTCTAGTTCTAGAAAAAGGTGTCATTGCTGAATTTGACCAACCTTTTAAGTTATTTTCTGATAAAGACTCCATTTTTAGAAGTATGTGTGAAAGGTCTAATATTACAGAATCcgatttcaaaattcaaaaatag
- the NIP1 gene encoding translation initiation factor eIF3 core subunit c (similar to Saccharomyces cerevisiae NIP1 (YMR309C); ancestral locus Anc_5.9), which yields MSRFFADTYEYDSATSSSEEDLLSSSEEELLSSSSGEEDNQSDDSLFNESESESDFDSDDSDSKPYGPDWFKKSAFRKGGSSTANKFLKGNADYSSSDESDAEGKRVVKSAKDKLLDEMTAVFDKIETAEMSEDWVTILNEFDLISRLLIRAQQQNMGIPRIFIKVVGQVEDLVGSTDQSEIKNKAVARAYNTVRQRVKKVARENEELMAKLKEDPEFFDKEATVDLESSVADMEATPFGANKAKTLASLATATSETSFFTALRIVIDSRGKKNTNQQDLIKILEESLSIAKTSYESIMAYLTLIPTRFDASSNLSYQPIEQWKASYNDIMALFSILDKNIDTYQVTELALPSESIEDEPEADQNGIKKILGSIFSFVERLDDEFNKSLLNIDPHSSDYLVRLRDEQSIYNLILRTQLYLEAILPEEQKERLLSRVFVKRLDHIYYKSERLNTFIETNAWKTIPSNYKSKYIAHDGPVDNDYIKRLVFTISDVLTKQEDSFLRTRAILYRVYFTALNDDFHTAKEMLLHSNIQADISKSNSSLQILFNRVVVQLGLSAFQSCLIEECHQVLNELLASTHLKEILGQQNLQRVSSTIDEREQQCLPYHQHINLDLIDVIFMTCSLIIEIPQMAAYYSGIKVKRLPYSQKSIRRLLEHHDKSTFQGPPETSRDFVMYAAKSMQKGEWEKSVKYLQNIKAWKFLPNASTVMDSLTERIQIESLKSYFFTYKRFYCKFSTSTLSTVFDLPTDKIVEVLQSVIDEFEIPAKFDENKAILIVEKGEEITKLEEVALRLNKEYKINKERLYAPHRS from the coding sequence ATGTCTCGTTTCTTTGCAGATACTTATGAATATGATAGTGCTACTTCGTCTTCAGAAGAGGATTtgttatcatcatctgaaGAGGAATTattatcttcttcctccggtgaagaagataatcAATCTGATGAttctttatttaatgaatcTGAGTCTGAATCTGATTTTGATTCAGACGATTCTGACTCAAAACCATATGGTCCGGACTGGTTCAAGAAATCTGCATTCAGAAAAGGTGGAAGTTCCACTgctaataaatttttaaaaggAAATGCAGATTATTCAAGTTCTGATGAATCTGATGCAGAAGGTAAAAGAGTCGTCAAATCTGCTAAGgataaattattagatgaaatGACCGCtgtatttgataaaattgaaactGCTGAAATGTCTGAAGATTGGGTAACCatattaaatgaatttgactTAATCAGTCGTCTATTGATCAGAGCTCAACAACAAAACATGGGTATTCCAagaatcttcatcaaagttGTTGGTCAAGTAGAGGATTTGGTTGGTTCTACCGATCAAtctgaaatcaaaaataaagcaGTGGCAAGAGCTTACAACACCGTTAGACAAAGAGTTAAGAAAGTTGCcagagaaaatgaagaattaatGGCCAAGTTAAAAGAAGATCCAGAGttctttgataaagaaGCTACCGTTGATCTTGAATCTTCTGTTGCAGACATGGAAGCAACTCCTTTCGGTGCCAACAAGGCTAAGACATTAGCTTCTTTGGCTACTGCCACTTCCGAAACTAGTTTCTTCACCGCACTACGTATTGTCATTGACTCTAGAGGTAAGAAAAACACTAACCAACAAGAtttaatcaaaatattagaaGAATCCTTATCCATCGCTAAAACTTCCTACGAATCAATAATGGCCTACTTGACTTTAATACCAACAAGATTTGATGCTTCTTCAAACTTATCATATCAACCAATCGAGCAATGGAAAGCTTCTTACAATGACATCATGGctttattttctattttaGATAAGAACATTGACACTTACCAAGTCACTGAATTGGCTCTTCCTAGCgaatcaattgaagatgaacCAGAAGCTGATCAAAATGGtatcaagaaaatcttGGGTTCCATCTTCTCTTTCGTTGAAAGATTAGATGATGAATTCAACAAATCCTTATTAAACATCGACCCACATTCAAGTGACTACTTAGTTCGTTTGAGAGATGAACAATCTATTTACAACTTAATTTTGAGAACTCAACTGTATCTAGAAGCTATCTTGCCTGAAGAACAGAAGGAAAGATTATTATCCCGTGTCTTCGTTAAGAGACTAGATCATATCTATTACAAGTCTGAAAGATTAAACACTTTCATCGAAACCAACGCCTGGAAAACCATACCATCTAACTACAAATCTAAGTACATCGCTCACGATGGACCAGTGGATAATGACTACATTAAAAGACTTGTTTTCACTATCTCTGACGTTTTAACTAAACAAGAAGATTCTTTCCTACGTACTCGTGCTATCTTATACCGTGTCTACTTCACTGCATTAAATGACGATTTCCATACTGCCAAGGAAATGCTACTACATTCTAATATCCAAGCTGATATCAGTAAGAGCAATTCATCCCTacaaattttattcaaCAGGGTAGTTGTTCAACTAGGTCTTTCTGCATTCCAATCATGTTTGATTGAAGAATGCCACCAAGTTTTGAATGAGTTATTAGCAAGCActcatttgaaagaaatctTGGGTCAACAAAACTTACAAAGAGTCAGCTCCACTATTGACGAACGTGAACAACAATGCCTACCATATCATCAACACATAAACTTAGATTTAATTGATGTCATTTTCATGACATGCTCTTTAATCATCGAGATTCCACAAATGGCTGCCTATTACTCAGGTATTAAAGTTAAAAGGTTGCCATACTCTCAAAAATCCATCCGTCGTCTACTAGAACATCATGACAAATCAACTTTCCAAGGTCCACCAGAGACTTCCAGAGATTTTGTCATGTATGCTGCTAAATCAATGCAAAAGGGTGAATGGGAAAAATCAGTCAAGTATCTACAAAACATCAAGGCCTGGAAATTCTTACCGAACGCTTCAACTGTTATGGACTCTCTTACCGAGAGGATCCAAATCGAATCATTGAAGTCATACTTCTTCACATACAAAAGATTTTACTGCAAATTTTCAACTAGCACTTTATCAACCGTTTTCGATTTGCCAACTGACAAAATTGTAGAAGTCCTTCAATCTGtcattgatgaatttgaaatccCAGCTAAGTTTGATGAGAACAAAGCCATCTTGATAGTTGAAAAGGGTGAAGAAATTACAAAGTTAGAAGAGGTTGCTCTAAGATTGAATAAAGAatacaaaatcaataaagaaCGTTTATATGCTCCTCATCGTAGTTAA